The following proteins are co-located in the Calliphora vicina chromosome 2, idCalVici1.1, whole genome shotgun sequence genome:
- the LOC135951903 gene encoding ABC transporter G family member 20 — protein MAAAVEVRNGYKYYGSKSKPKIILNYLNMNVQRGSIYGLLGASGCGKTTLLSCIVGQREFNTGDVRVLGIKPGAPGSGIPGSRIGYMPQEIALVEEMTVKETVYYFGRIYGMRDEKIREKFKILRDLLQLPPAKQLVKKCSGGQQRRVSFACAMIHDPELLILDEPTVGLDPMLREKIWDFLVESTRNSKMAVIITTHYIEEAKQANCIGLMRKGVLLAEDTPENIRIRFEVNSIEDAFLILSQKQGDNDVIEASLAQLPSNQQHASNAICNGVEVIDASSITQTAEKANLETNIQKPSLENIVAPEENENQRKCFFTTKGRIKALMTKNFVQLFRQPSGIIFMLMFPLIQLSCFYMAIGKTPNNMRIGMVSNEITTWDTCYDPDLITVSMHNDTCNFSTISCRFVTSLEDSDHIKKVFYDNVEDAHRDSKATDILGYIFFPGNFSTSMQSLMEDGRFADDYAVNNAELSVHIDMTDRQIAYFVERKLREHYHTFIKDILTDCNLPQSLASIPVNMQEPIYGSEDMEFQQYVAPGVVMTMVFFLATLMTAAVFIEERMDGVWDRTLVAGVSAMQMLWAHLLTQFIIMVIQSFEVIMYIGIVFNTYNRGDTATLIFLLTLTSFCGMLFGLLISVYCKSHTEANFVATGAFYPMIILCGLLWPLEGMPKFLQDIVVYFPFTLPSISARNILEKGWSITNVKVYNGFLVMSAWIVIFFTLCMIGLKRKT, from the exons ATGGCGGCAGCAGTAGAAGTACGAAATGGTTATAAATATTATGGCAGCAAATCGaaaccaaaaattatactcaaCTATCTGAATATGAATGTACAACGAGGATCCAT ataTGGTTTGTTGGGTGCCTCAGGCTGTGGAAAGACCACTTTGCTATCCTGCATAGTGGGTCAAAGAGAATTCAATACTGGAGATGTTAGAGTGTTGGGTATAAAGCCGGGTGCTCCTGGAAGTGGCATACCCGGCTCACGTATTGGCTATATGCCTCAG GAAATTGCTTTGGTGGAGGAAATGACCGTCAAGGAGACAGTGTATTATTTTGGCCGTATTTATGGCATGAGAGATGAAAAGATccgtgaaaaatttaaaattttacgtgATCTGCTACAGCTGCCACCCGCCAAACAATTGGTCAAGAAATGCAGTGGTGGCCAACAGAGACGTGTATCGTTCGCCTGTGCCATGATACATGATCCGGAGCTGTTGATATTGGATGAGCCCACGGTGGGCTTGGATCCAATGTTGAGAGAGAA AATCTGGGATTTTTTAGTAGAATCAACCAGAAATAGTAAAATGGCTGTGATTATAACGACCCATTATATAGAAGAAGCTAAACAGGCCAATTGT ATTGGCTTAATGCGCAAAGGTGTTTTATTGGCTGAAGATACACCCGAAAATATTAGAATAAGATTTGAGGTAAATTCCATAGAAGATGCCTTTCTTATATTGAGTCAAAAACAAGGTGATAATGATGTTATCGAGGCCTCATTGGCCCAACTGCCCTCCAATCAACAACATGCCTCGAATGCTATCTGCAATGGCGTTGAAGTTATCGATGCCTCCAGCATAACACAAACAGCTGAGAAGGCGAATTTGGAAACCAACATACAAAAACCATCACTAGAGAATATTGTGGCACCAGAGGAGAATGAAAATCAAAGGAAATGTTTCTTTACCACCAAGGGCAGAATCAAAGCGTTAATGACCAAAAATTTTGTGCAATTATTTCGACAACCCAG TGGCATTATTTTCATGTTAATGTTTCCCCTAATACAATTATCCTGTTTTTATATGGCCATTGGTAAAACGCCCAATAACATGAGAATAGGCATGGTCAGCAATGAAATAACAACCTGGGACACTTGTTACGATCCAGATTTGATAACAGTATCGATGCATAATGATACCTGTAACTTTAGTACGATATCATGTCGATTTGTAACCAGTCTGGAGGATAGTGATCATATAAAAAAG GTTTTCTATGACAATGTAGAAGATGCTCATCGTGATTCAAAGGCCACCGATATTTTGGGTTATATATTCTTTCCTGGTAATTTCTCTACATCTATGCAATCACTAATGGAAGATGGTCGTTTTGCGGATGATTATGCGGTTAATAATGCAGAGCTGTCGGTACATATCGATATGACTG ATCGTCAAATTGCTTATTTCGTGGAAAGAAAACTACGTGAACATTATCACACCTTCATTAAGGACATCTTAACGGATTGTAATTTACCCCAATCATTGGCATCCATACCAGTAAATATGCAAGAACCCATTTATGGCTCAGAAGATATGGAATTTCAACAATATGTAGCGCCCGGTGTAGTAATGAc aATGGTATTCTTTTTGGCCACCTTAATGACAGCTGCGGTTTTCATTGAAGAACGCATGGATGGGGTATGGGATCGTACTTTAGTAGCTGGTGTTTCGGCCATGCAAATGCTGTGGGCTCATCTTTTGACACAATTTATTATCATGGTTATACAAAGTTTCGAAGTAATTATGTATATTGGCATAGTGTTTAACACTTATAATAGAGGCGATACAGCTACATTAATATTTCTACTGACATTGACCTCATTTTGTGGCATGTTATTTG gtTTACTCATCTCGGTGTATTGTAAATCTCATACGGAGGCGAATTTTGTGGCCACTGGAGCATTTTATCCCATGATCATATTGTGTG gtCTTTTATGGCCCTTGGAGGGCATGCCGAAATTCTTACAAGACATAGTGGTTTATTTCCCCTTTACTTTGCCTTCTATATCGGCTCGTAATATTTTGGAGAAAGGTTGGAGCATTACCAATGTTAAGGTGTACAATGGTTTCCTAGTTATGTCCGCCTGGATTGTTATATTCTTTACATTATGTATGATCGGTCTCAAAAGAAAAACATAG